A part of Sulfurimonas sp. HSL-1716 genomic DNA contains:
- the pheT gene encoding phenylalanine--tRNA ligase subunit beta: MIVTKSWLNEFISIEDKSTEELCKTLNSIGLEVDRVVEYKIPNKIVFGHVLECEKHPDADKLNVCKVDIGTSIRQIVCGAANVRRGLHVAVATVGAEMPGGLKIKPVKLRGVESEGMICSAAELGLADIGGGIIEFDSSIGEFKLGQELCENPYLQDTLIEIELTANRGDCLSIYGVSRDLCAAYSRPLKKIDDAQDQDRRMGIGRVLQFSHTDGLNVNLRYKAIDLKDVKLPFIVTLRLSQVEEKQQSDLDAILFYSTYTTGVILRAYDYNFFKDSEESDKKIKVSLAMNELGYACIYAKEEVASIVGIKQCDVSKMSSNEGLTIIEASYIPPHIISKQMAENKIENGPLFYRTSRGSEPKLNIGLNYFIGMFEEYSQSDIYGGDIELCDEYEDVVVSISVDEINSIIGANIDKTTITKILQNLGFDIGKSQGSSFVVSVPRYRHDIVNKQDIVEEIVRLVGIDNIPSKPFTLREKNPLSSGFFQFKKLRKYRNSAASQGFFETVHFVFNEKAKLKEYGFSCVEESLELLNPIVNTLDTMRPTLMLGLLNAASLNAKSGYKDIRLFEVGSVFSPLREESIKMAFIYSGDADKDGVLNSGKSKKMDFGTFVQSVSNIIGDVALVKHETRHNLANPYQCAKILMNAQEVGEIYKLHPVVQDEFDLDDTFICEIDFDKLSFDLVEAKAYSKYQASFRDLSVLVPNTLSYKDVQEVISQNKTEEIVRFYPVDKYMDEKLGDNASLTIRFVLQSLTKTLEEEDITSTMDTVLNALNEKLGLTLR; encoded by the coding sequence ATGATAGTTACAAAAAGTTGGTTAAACGAATTTATAAGTATCGAAGATAAATCTACCGAAGAGTTGTGTAAAACACTAAACTCGATCGGTTTAGAGGTAGACAGGGTTGTAGAGTACAAGATCCCAAACAAGATAGTCTTCGGTCATGTACTGGAGTGTGAAAAACATCCCGACGCGGATAAGCTCAATGTTTGTAAAGTGGATATCGGGACAAGTATACGCCAGATAGTGTGCGGTGCGGCAAATGTAAGAAGAGGTCTTCATGTAGCGGTTGCGACTGTCGGTGCAGAGATGCCGGGCGGACTGAAGATAAAACCCGTAAAGCTTCGCGGAGTCGAAAGCGAGGGGATGATCTGTTCGGCCGCTGAACTTGGTCTTGCGGATATCGGCGGCGGGATCATCGAATTCGATTCCTCTATAGGCGAGTTCAAGCTCGGTCAGGAGCTTTGTGAAAACCCGTATCTTCAAGATACCCTCATAGAGATAGAACTAACCGCTAACAGAGGAGATTGTCTGAGTATATACGGAGTGTCCCGTGATCTGTGTGCTGCTTACAGCCGCCCCCTTAAAAAGATAGATGATGCTCAGGATCAAGACAGACGGATGGGAATCGGAAGAGTCCTTCAGTTTTCTCATACGGACGGATTAAACGTCAATCTAAGATACAAGGCGATCGATCTAAAAGATGTCAAGCTTCCTTTTATAGTCACGTTGCGTTTGTCTCAGGTAGAAGAAAAACAGCAGTCGGATCTGGATGCGATCCTTTTTTACTCCACTTATACGACAGGCGTTATCTTAAGAGCGTATGACTATAACTTCTTTAAAGACAGTGAAGAAAGCGATAAAAAGATAAAAGTCTCTTTGGCGATGAACGAACTTGGATATGCTTGTATATATGCAAAAGAGGAGGTGGCTTCTATCGTCGGTATAAAACAGTGCGATGTATCGAAAATGAGCTCGAACGAGGGCCTTACCATTATCGAAGCAAGCTATATTCCGCCGCATATCATCTCAAAGCAGATGGCAGAGAACAAGATCGAAAACGGTCCCCTGTTTTACCGTACTTCAAGAGGAAGCGAACCGAAACTGAATATAGGACTTAACTATTTTATAGGTATGTTCGAAGAGTACAGCCAATCGGATATTTACGGCGGCGATATCGAACTTTGCGACGAGTATGAAGATGTCGTAGTAAGTATCAGCGTAGATGAGATAAACAGTATAATCGGCGCAAATATAGATAAGACGACGATCACTAAGATACTTCAAAACCTTGGATTTGATATAGGCAAGTCTCAAGGCAGCAGCTTTGTCGTGTCCGTTCCGAGATACCGCCATGACATAGTGAACAAACAGGATATCGTCGAAGAGATCGTACGTCTTGTAGGGATAGACAACATCCCGTCCAAACCTTTTACTTTGCGAGAGAAAAACCCGCTTTCAAGCGGATTCTTCCAATTTAAAAAATTGAGAAAATACAGAAACAGCGCTGCCAGTCAGGGCTTTTTTGAAACGGTGCATTTCGTGTTCAACGAAAAAGCAAAGCTTAAAGAATACGGTTTTTCTTGTGTGGAGGAGAGTCTGGAGCTTTTAAACCCGATCGTAAACACGCTTGATACAATGCGCCCTACATTGATGCTTGGACTGCTCAATGCAGCAAGCCTGAATGCAAAATCCGGCTATAAAGACATAAGGCTTTTTGAGGTAGGTTCGGTTTTTTCTCCTTTAAGGGAAGAGTCGATTAAGATGGCTTTTATCTATAGCGGAGATGCGGATAAAGACGGAGTCTTGAACAGCGGAAAATCCAAAAAAATGGATTTTGGGACTTTTGTCCAATCGGTCTCGAATATAATCGGTGACGTGGCTTTGGTCAAACATGAAACCAGACACAACTTGGCAAATCCGTATCAATGCGCGAAGATACTCATGAACGCTCAAGAGGTCGGAGAGATATACAAGCTTCATCCGGTTGTTCAAGATGAGTTCGATCTGGACGATACTTTTATCTGCGAGATAGATTTTGACAAACTGTCGTTTGATCTTGTCGAAGCTAAAGCCTATTCGAAGTATCAGGCTTCTTTTAGAGATCTGAGCGTCCTTGTTCCGAACACTTTGAGCTATAAAGATGTCCAAGAGGTCATATCCCAAAACAAAACGGAAGAGATCGTTCGTTTTTACCCTGTCGACAAATATATGGACGAAAAGCTCGGTGATAATGCGAGCCTTACTATAAGATTTGTTCTGCAGTCGCTGACAAAGACACTCGAGGAGGAGGATATCACGTCGACAATGGACACCGTCTTGAATGCATTGAATGAAAAACTGGGGCTTACTCTTAGATGA
- a CDS encoding 6-phosphofructokinase, whose protein sequence is MALAIMCSGGDAPGMNPAIKKFVDYTYKKGQDAYLIYDGLDGLIDNKIKKAAHKDVSGIVHFGGTIIRSSRSKRFYEYEYRKQAYENLKALNIKGLVVLGGDGTFRAMQKLSSEFDINFVGIPSTIDNDIYGTEYCLGVDTSLNVIRDALDKIRDTASSFNRAFLVEVMGRECGYLAIVSAIVSGAEICIIPEIEFQKDALERRLIQEIKEGRNYILAIISEGAKKTPEIHSWIEEKFGMETRVSILGHIQRGGSPSVYDRMMAFDFTIRAIDYLLEHNDSNKVVVYNSGKFDFMEIEEVVSKRYELPKHLIDAINYLD, encoded by the coding sequence ATGGCACTTGCAATAATGTGTTCGGGCGGCGATGCGCCCGGTATGAATCCGGCGATAAAAAAATTTGTTGATTATACGTATAAGAAAGGTCAAGATGCCTACCTTATATATGACGGCTTGGACGGTCTCATCGATAACAAAATAAAAAAAGCGGCGCATAAAGATGTTTCGGGAATCGTTCACTTCGGAGGTACGATCATCCGCTCTTCGCGTTCGAAAAGATTTTATGAATACGAATATAGAAAACAGGCGTATGAAAACTTGAAAGCTTTGAACATCAAAGGTTTGGTCGTTTTGGGCGGTGACGGGACATTTCGGGCCATGCAGAAGTTAAGTTCGGAGTTCGATATCAACTTTGTGGGTATTCCAAGCACGATCGACAACGATATCTACGGGACGGAGTACTGTCTGGGAGTAGACACCTCCTTAAACGTCATAAGAGATGCTCTGGACAAGATAAGAGATACCGCTTCATCTTTTAACCGCGCTTTTTTAGTCGAGGTGATGGGACGCGAATGCGGCTATCTGGCGATAGTATCGGCCATCGTAAGCGGAGCGGAGATCTGTATTATCCCTGAGATCGAGTTTCAAAAAGACGCTTTGGAGAGAAGACTGATCCAAGAGATAAAAGAGGGAAGAAACTACATACTGGCGATAATCTCCGAAGGCGCCAAAAAAACCCCCGAAATCCATAGCTGGATAGAGGAGAAGTTCGGGATGGAGACCAGAGTCAGTATACTGGGGCATATCCAAAGAGGAGGCAGTCCCAGCGTATACGACAGGATGATGGCTTTTGATTTTACCATCCGTGCGATCGATTACCTTTTGGAGCATAACGATTCCAATAAAGTGGTCGTATATAACAGCGGAAAGTTTGATTTTATGGAGATAGAAGAGGTCGTGTCAAAGAGATATGAACTTCCAAAGCATTTGATAGATGCGATAAACTATTTAGATTAA
- a CDS encoding histidine triad nucleotide-binding protein produces MCLFCKIVDKKIPANIELESDDFMAFHDINPKAPVHILAIPKLHVDSFNEVSAQTMGGMTAFIQELTKKLAIDKSGYRVITNVGENGGQEVKHLHWHVLGGSKLKWDHLADADPKDFL; encoded by the coding sequence ATGTGTTTATTTTGTAAAATTGTTGATAAAAAGATCCCCGCGAACATAGAGTTGGAAAGTGATGACTTTATGGCATTTCACGATATAAATCCAAAAGCACCCGTTCATATACTCGCTATTCCAAAGCTCCATGTCGACAGTTTTAACGAAGTCTCTGCCCAGACCATGGGAGGCATGACCGCTTTCATCCAGGAACTTACTAAAAAACTAGCAATAGATAAAAGCGGCTACAGAGTCATCACAAATGTCGGGGAAAACGGCGGACAAGAGGTGAAGCATCTTCACTGGCACGTTCTCGGCGGTTCAAAACTAAAATGGGATCATCTCGCAGATGCCGATCCGAAAGATTTCTTATAA
- the pheS gene encoding phenylalanine--tRNA ligase subunit alpha: MKEWYEKIRSADSVEDLENIRIAVFGKKGILAEQFEKMKAVPNEQKASFAKELNTHKSELTSLFNEQKIILQTKELQEAMKAEAIDVSLFSTTSRKGALHPVMETMDRIVEYFSSMNFSVETGPMVEDDFHNFEALNLPKYHPARDMQDTFYFKDEMLLRTHTSPVQIRTMLSTKPPIRMIAPGAVFRRDYDLTHTPMFHQVEGLLVDDAGTVSFANLKYILEDFLKYMFGDVDVRFRPSFFPFTEPSAEVDISCIFCKGEGCRVCSHTGWLEVLGCGIVDPNVFKAVEYENVSGYAFGLGVERFAMLIHHIGDLRSLFEGDVRLLEQFQ; this comes from the coding sequence TTGAAAGAGTGGTATGAAAAAATCAGATCAGCCGATAGTGTTGAAGATTTAGAGAATATACGTATAGCTGTTTTTGGGAAAAAAGGTATTTTAGCCGAACAGTTTGAAAAGATGAAGGCTGTGCCAAATGAGCAGAAGGCATCCTTTGCAAAGGAACTCAATACCCATAAAAGTGAATTGACTTCACTGTTTAACGAACAAAAAATAATTCTGCAGACAAAAGAGCTGCAAGAAGCGATGAAAGCCGAGGCCATAGATGTCTCTCTTTTCTCGACGACTTCAAGAAAAGGCGCTTTGCATCCCGTGATGGAAACTATGGACAGAATCGTCGAATACTTTTCTTCTATGAATTTTTCTGTCGAAACGGGACCGATGGTAGAGGACGATTTTCATAACTTCGAAGCTTTGAACCTGCCGAAATATCATCCGGCGCGCGATATGCAGGACACCTTTTACTTTAAAGACGAGATGCTTCTTCGTACGCATACTTCGCCAGTTCAGATACGAACGATGCTCAGTACGAAACCGCCTATCCGTATGATAGCTCCGGGTGCGGTGTTTAGACGCGATTATGACCTGACCCACACACCGATGTTTCATCAAGTCGAGGGGCTGCTGGTGGACGACGCAGGTACGGTCTCTTTCGCAAATCTGAAATATATACTAGAAGACTTTTTAAAATATATGTTCGGTGACGTAGATGTGCGTTTTAGACCGAGCTTTTTCCCTTTTACGGAACCTTCGGCGGAGGTAGACATCTCCTGTATCTTCTGTAAAGGCGAGGGGTGCCGTGTATGTTCTCATACGGGCTGGCTTGAAGTTTTGGGATGCGGAATCGTCGATCCGAACGTCTTTAAAGCGGTTGAATATGAAAATGTGAGCGGATACGCATTCGGACTGGGCGTTGAACGTTTTGCAATGCTCATACATCATATCGGAGACCTTCGTTCGTTATTTGAGGGAGATGTCAGACTATTGGAGCAGTTTCAATGA
- a CDS encoding 4-hydroxy-3-methylbut-2-enyl diphosphate reductase, translating to MKLELAENYGFCFGVKRAIKIAEENKNSVTYGPLIHNAKEIQRLDSDYKVGLTEDLSTFKTGDKAVIRTHGIPKAELELLKNGGVEVVDATCPYVTKPQQICEEMSEQGYDIVIFGDEAHPEIKGVKSYATKGAHVVTSPEDLEDLKLKERVALVAQTTRKVEEYLQIANYLIPRHKEVRVFNTICNATFENQDAVRKLAKRADVMVIIGGKNSSNTKQLYSIAKEYCNDSYHIEDEKDIEMSWFDSKKLCGISAGASTPDWIIQKVVNAIENR from the coding sequence ATGAAACTTGAACTTGCAGAAAACTACGGATTTTGCTTCGGTGTCAAACGTGCCATAAAGATAGCCGAAGAGAATAAAAACTCCGTTACATACGGACCGTTGATCCATAATGCAAAAGAGATACAAAGGCTGGACAGCGACTATAAAGTGGGATTGACGGAAGATCTTTCCACGTTTAAAACAGGTGACAAAGCGGTCATCAGGACGCATGGTATTCCAAAAGCCGAGCTGGAACTTTTAAAAAACGGCGGCGTGGAAGTCGTCGATGCGACATGTCCGTACGTTACCAAGCCTCAGCAGATATGCGAAGAGATGAGCGAACAGGGGTATGATATCGTTATATTCGGAGATGAAGCCCACCCCGAAATAAAAGGCGTAAAAAGCTACGCCACAAAAGGTGCGCACGTGGTCACCTCGCCAGAGGATCTGGAAGATCTGAAACTCAAAGAGCGCGTGGCATTGGTGGCTCAAACAACTCGTAAAGTCGAAGAGTATCTCCAGATAGCCAACTATCTTATACCAAGACACAAAGAGGTCAGAGTATTCAATACTATCTGCAATGCAACGTTTGAAAATCAGGATGCGGTGAGAAAACTGGCAAAAAGAGCCGATGTCATGGTGATAATAGGCGGTAAAAACTCATCGAATACAAAACAGCTCTATAGTATCGCCAAAGAGTACTGCAATGACAGCTACCATATAGAGGATGAAAAAGATATAGAGATGTCCTGGTTCGACTCAAAAAAACTATGCGGTATCAGTGCGGGTGCTTCTACGCCCGATTGGATCATTCAAAAAGTGGTAAATGCCATAGAAAACAGATGA
- the glgP gene encoding alpha-glucan family phosphorylase has protein sequence MKLHSYDINQKFTTSIAYFSMEFAIDQSLKIYSGGLGFLSGSHMRSAYDLKQNIVGIGILWSFGYYDQVRNEDRTLRPQYTRKFYYFLEELDVKVNVKIQNKDVVIKAFLLHPDIFGTAPIILLSTDIDENDYLSRTITHKLYEENERTRVAQEIVLGIGGVRVLEAINRKIDVYHMNEGHALPLIYELYGRFKDVETLREHVVFTTHTPEAAGNEIHDFTFLREMGFFNGLDPQSIHTINGNKSDEKFNLTVGALRTSKIANAVSKIHQKVASEMWADVANRCEIISLTNAQNKKYWTDKTLLRALDEHEDYELVARKKHLKKMLFDEVVDQTGKMFDPEILTIVWARRFAEYKRPGLLKYDMDRFLKLVENKDMPVQIIWAGKPYPTDHGAIDMFNELIYIGHKHKNIAVLIEYELSLSKLLKQGSDIWLNTPRITREACGTSGMTASMNGSIHFSINDGWHPEFARDGRNAFTIPEVDHNLNVSEQDKIDNKNMMDILESVIVPTYYDDPDKWIKIMKNAMTEIDLEFDSGRLAKEYYELMYDYRYVRKDEEIK, from the coding sequence ATGAAACTTCACTCCTATGATATCAATCAAAAATTCACCACAAGCATTGCATACTTCTCGATGGAGTTTGCTATCGATCAATCCTTGAAGATATATTCCGGCGGTCTGGGGTTTTTATCGGGTTCTCATATGCGCAGTGCATACGATCTAAAACAAAACATAGTAGGTATCGGGATATTATGGAGTTTTGGCTACTATGATCAGGTCAGAAATGAAGACCGTACTTTAAGACCGCAGTATACTAGGAAATTCTACTATTTTTTAGAAGAGCTTGACGTAAAAGTAAATGTCAAGATACAAAATAAAGACGTTGTTATTAAGGCGTTTTTGCTTCATCCCGACATCTTTGGAACGGCTCCTATCATCCTTCTTTCGACAGATATCGATGAGAACGATTATCTTTCGCGTACGATCACGCATAAACTTTATGAAGAAAACGAAAGAACAAGGGTTGCACAGGAGATAGTTCTTGGCATAGGAGGCGTGAGAGTCCTGGAAGCTATCAATAGAAAAATAGATGTCTACCATATGAACGAAGGGCACGCACTTCCTCTTATATATGAGCTGTACGGCCGTTTCAAGGATGTCGAGACATTAAGAGAACATGTCGTCTTTACCACCCATACGCCAGAAGCCGCCGGAAATGAAATCCACGATTTTACTTTTTTGCGGGAGATGGGCTTTTTCAACGGTCTTGACCCGCAAAGTATCCATACTATAAACGGAAATAAGAGCGATGAAAAGTTCAACCTTACCGTAGGCGCTTTAAGGACTTCAAAAATAGCCAATGCCGTTTCAAAGATCCACCAGAAAGTAGCAAGCGAGATGTGGGCAGACGTTGCAAACAGATGTGAAATCATCTCTTTGACAAATGCGCAAAACAAAAAATACTGGACGGATAAAACACTTTTGAGGGCTCTTGACGAGCACGAGGATTATGAGCTTGTCGCAAGAAAAAAGCACCTCAAAAAGATGCTTTTCGATGAAGTCGTCGACCAGACGGGTAAGATGTTTGATCCTGAGATCTTGACCATCGTCTGGGCAAGAAGATTTGCCGAGTATAAGCGTCCGGGACTTCTTAAATACGATATGGACAGATTTTTGAAGCTTGTCGAAAACAAAGATATGCCTGTACAGATCATCTGGGCAGGAAAACCGTATCCTACCGATCATGGGGCGATCGATATGTTTAATGAACTTATATATATCGGGCACAAGCATAAAAATATCGCGGTTCTTATCGAATATGAACTCTCTTTGTCCAAACTTTTAAAGCAGGGAAGCGACATTTGGCTGAACACTCCGAGGATCACGAGAGAAGCATGCGGAACCAGCGGTATGACTGCCAGTATGAACGGTTCCATTCATTTTTCCATAAACGACGGATGGCATCCGGAGTTCGCAAGAGACGGCAGAAACGCCTTTACCATACCCGAAGTCGATCATAATCTTAACGTATCCGAACAGGATAAGATAGATAACAAGAACATGATGGACATCTTAGAGAGCGTCATCGTTCCGACCTATTACGATGATCCCGATAAATGGATAAAGATCATGAAAAACGCTATGACCGAAATAGATCTCGAGTTTGATTCGGGAAGGCTTGCAAAAGAGTATTATGAGTTGATGTACGATTATCGGTATGTCAGAAAAGATGAGGAAATAAAATAA
- the aroA gene encoding 3-phosphoshikimate 1-carboxyvinyltransferase, with amino-acid sequence MKKVNVYPSKKFDFETDKIASDKSISHRSVMFAMLAEGESVIKNFLRAEDTMNSLEIVKNLGAKVLDDGEVIKISSSGIQESENILDCGNSGTGIRLFCGLLSSAKGHFVLTGDEYLRRRPMKRVTAPLRDIGAKLDGRNDGDLAPLSIRGASLKAFDYKSKIASAQVKSAMILAALRSDGVCTYSEPELSRDHTERMLKGMGANINSEDLKTTIAPLTKLLSPLDIRVPADPSSAFFFAVAAAITPGSSVRLQGVTLNKTRIEAFKALERMGADITYDLKEDKYEPIGNITVKYAPLKAITVQDNISWLIDELPALSIAFACAKGVSTVKNAEELRVKESDRIATVVEGLRSCGIEVDEVKDGYSVKGGELKSAVINSYGDHRIAMSFIIAGLRCGMEVEDIDCIKTSFPNFFELLQNLTTIKFD; translated from the coding sequence ATGAAAAAAGTAAACGTATATCCTTCAAAAAAATTTGATTTTGAGACCGATAAGATCGCTTCGGACAAGTCAATATCGCACAGATCGGTCATGTTTGCTATGTTGGCCGAGGGCGAATCCGTGATAAAGAACTTTCTGCGTGCAGAAGATACCATGAATTCATTGGAGATCGTAAAGAATCTCGGAGCAAAAGTACTTGATGACGGAGAGGTCATAAAGATCAGCTCATCGGGTATACAAGAGAGCGAAAATATTCTTGACTGCGGAAATTCTGGAACGGGAATACGCCTTTTTTGCGGGCTTTTGAGTTCCGCCAAGGGTCATTTTGTTTTAACGGGCGATGAATATCTCCGCCGCCGTCCTATGAAAAGAGTGACTGCACCGCTTCGCGATATAGGTGCGAAACTAGACGGAAGAAATGACGGAGATCTGGCGCCCTTAAGTATCAGAGGCGCTTCATTAAAAGCGTTTGATTACAAAAGCAAGATCGCTTCGGCTCAGGTAAAAAGCGCGATGATTCTTGCGGCTCTCAGATCCGACGGAGTATGTACGTACAGCGAACCGGAACTAAGCCGCGATCATACGGAGAGGATGTTAAAAGGGATGGGCGCGAATATAAATTCCGAAGATCTCAAGACTACGATCGCTCCGCTTACGAAGCTTTTGTCGCCTTTGGATATACGTGTGCCAGCCGATCCGTCCAGTGCATTTTTCTTTGCCGTAGCGGCGGCTATCACTCCAGGTTCTTCCGTTAGGCTTCAGGGCGTCACGTTAAACAAGACCCGCATAGAAGCGTTTAAAGCACTGGAGCGCATGGGTGCGGATATAACGTATGATCTTAAAGAGGACAAATACGAACCCATAGGCAACATCACGGTAAAATATGCTCCTTTAAAAGCAATAACGGTTCAAGACAATATCTCCTGGCTGATCGACGAGCTTCCCGCTCTTTCTATCGCTTTTGCATGTGCAAAGGGCGTAAGCACCGTAAAAAATGCCGAAGAATTGCGTGTAAAAGAGAGCGACAGGATAGCAACGGTCGTAGAAGGTCTGAGATCCTGCGGGATAGAGGTCGATGAGGTAAAAGACGGATACAGTGTAAAGGGCGGTGAATTGAAAAGTGCCGTGATCAACAGCTATGGCGACCACAGAATCGCTATGAGTTTCATAATCGCAGGACTCAGATGCGGCATGGAAGTCGAAGACATAGATTGTATAAAGACTTCGTTTCCGAACTTCTTTGAGCTTTTGCAGAACCTGACGACAATCAAATTTGATTAA
- a CDS encoding murein transglycosylase domain-containing protein yields MLKKTLLFIALVSFAQGETFKEFQQKQMSQESGNKQEFAKYKKSQEDAFEKYKKAQLKAFEDYKKSLGKYWKEPKLSTKKEWVAYTPDKKTRTDVDFEKNTITLETIADSPEDAKQKLKTALARVVTIDNKGVQESDPLEKILDKIKKPSGVIDAQVKNEPILSNIIFDKTPTKNSIKTYVDDHVKNNKITVLNSKIEGFHVYSLNIPMPSDSMQKKAQQYYGDVKYFAAKERLNIPLLFAIMQTESSFNPRARSYIPAFGLMQIVPSSAGMDAYDYLYNERRLVSSSYLYNSTNNIMMGSAYLHLLYFKYLKEIKDPTSRLYCTIAAYNTGAGNIAWAFNKNKNLSRKQKYSMSYAAEDINSLSPGQVYNRLLSDLRFDEPKLYLKNVSKRMIAYDKIYNH; encoded by the coding sequence ATGCTTAAAAAAACACTACTATTTATAGCGCTTGTTTCATTTGCCCAAGGCGAAACCTTCAAAGAGTTTCAACAAAAACAGATGAGTCAAGAAAGCGGTAATAAGCAGGAGTTTGCCAAATACAAAAAATCTCAGGAAGATGCCTTTGAAAAGTATAAAAAAGCCCAGCTCAAGGCGTTTGAAGATTATAAAAAATCACTGGGAAAATACTGGAAAGAACCAAAACTTTCTACAAAAAAAGAGTGGGTCGCTTATACTCCGGACAAAAAAACAAGGACCGATGTCGATTTCGAAAAAAACACGATCACTTTAGAAACTATCGCCGATTCTCCCGAGGATGCAAAACAAAAACTCAAAACAGCCCTTGCCAGAGTTGTTACGATCGACAACAAAGGAGTTCAGGAAAGCGATCCGCTTGAAAAGATCCTCGATAAGATCAAAAAACCCTCAGGCGTTATCGATGCGCAGGTGAAGAACGAACCTATTCTTTCAAATATCATTTTCGACAAGACACCGACGAAAAACAGCATAAAAACATATGTAGACGATCATGTAAAAAATAACAAAATCACGGTACTGAACTCGAAAATAGAAGGTTTTCACGTTTATAGTTTAAACATACCGATGCCTTCGGATTCCATGCAAAAAAAAGCGCAGCAATATTACGGCGATGTCAAATACTTTGCCGCAAAAGAGAGGTTGAATATTCCTCTACTGTTTGCGATCATGCAGACAGAAAGCAGTTTCAATCCAAGAGCAAGGTCGTACATTCCGGCATTCGGACTTATGCAGATAGTTCCAAGCAGTGCAGGTATGGATGCATACGATTATCTTTACAACGAAAGAAGACTGGTCTCTTCAAGCTATCTTTACAACAGTACCAATAACATCATGATGGGAAGTGCTTATCTGCACCTTCTGTATTTCAAGTATCTAAAAGAGATCAAAGATCCTACAAGCAGACTGTACTGTACCATTGCGGCATATAACACGGGAGCGGGCAACATAGCATGGGCGTTTAACAAGAACAAAAACCTGTCACGCAAACAGAAATATTCTATGAGCTATGCGGCAGAAGATATCAACTCCCTCTCACCCGGCCAAGTCTATAACAGACTTCTTAGCGATCTCAGATTCGACGAGCCGAAACTTTATCTTAAAAACGTATCAAAGCGTATGATCGCGTACGATAAGATATATAACCATTAG